The following coding sequences lie in one Amycolatopsis cihanbeyliensis genomic window:
- a CDS encoding class I adenylate-forming enzyme family protein: protein MSGVSAFLARLRAAGREYGERPAFRHRGGGLSYRAVGETVRGLAAEFARETSGDPIAIMGGNRPETVLAQLAAQQCGLPVLLVTASAGLPDRTAALRTAGARTLVVDPRREQTRALVEAARPARLLSLGPYPGAHDLLAGLTPCAEPDLPTAVRTIFPSGGTTGPPKLIEHSGIYDGMAHIFRPDPAGPSRVLVVAPVSHLTGNAAVLGALLRGDTVVLHEGFDPAAVLRAIAGERVTELTLTPPRLAALLDHPDLPGTDLSSVRSLSLGASPLPTHRLRQALAVFGPVVGQGYGLTEAPMIASISAAELAGHPRRLESVGRIVPGMEARIDGGDTGEVLVRGLALMAGYRGRPEANAAAFVDGWLRTGDIGRFDAEGYLYLLGRADDVIITGEHGTKVYPATVENALAGCQGVREVAVVGVPGPEGTVLRAVVVPTEPDAVRAEDVRAHARATLGREHLVPAEVTFRPALPLTDIGKPDRKALS from the coding sequence GTGAGCGGGGTGTCGGCCTTCCTTGCCCGGCTGCGCGCGGCCGGGCGCGAGTACGGCGAGCGGCCCGCGTTCCGGCACCGGGGCGGCGGCCTGAGCTATCGCGCCGTGGGCGAGACCGTGCGCGGGTTGGCGGCGGAGTTCGCACGCGAGACGTCCGGCGACCCGATCGCGATCATGGGCGGGAACCGGCCGGAGACCGTGCTGGCACAGCTCGCCGCGCAGCAGTGCGGCCTGCCCGTGCTGCTGGTCACGGCCTCGGCCGGTCTGCCGGACCGGACCGCGGCGCTGCGCACGGCCGGGGCGCGGACGCTGGTGGTCGACCCGCGCCGCGAGCAGACCCGCGCGCTGGTCGAGGCCGCGCGCCCGGCGCGGCTGCTGTCGCTGGGGCCGTACCCCGGTGCCCACGACCTGCTGGCGGGCCTCACCCCTTGCGCGGAGCCCGACCTTCCCACCGCGGTGCGGACGATCTTCCCCTCCGGCGGTACCACCGGACCGCCGAAGCTCATCGAGCACAGCGGGATCTACGACGGCATGGCACACATCTTCCGGCCGGACCCCGCCGGTCCGTCCCGGGTACTGGTGGTGGCGCCGGTGTCCCACCTGACCGGCAACGCGGCCGTGCTCGGCGCGCTGCTGCGCGGCGACACCGTCGTGCTGCACGAGGGTTTCGACCCCGCCGCGGTGCTCCGCGCCATCGCCGGGGAGCGGGTCACCGAGTTGACCCTCACCCCGCCACGGCTGGCCGCCCTGCTCGACCATCCCGACCTTCCCGGTACCGACCTGAGCAGCGTGCGGTCACTGTCGCTGGGCGCCAGCCCGTTGCCCACCCACCGGCTGCGGCAGGCGCTGGCCGTGTTCGGGCCGGTGGTCGGTCAGGGGTACGGGCTCACCGAGGCACCGATGATCGCCAGCATCTCGGCGGCGGAGCTGGCCGGGCATCCGCGGCGGCTGGAGTCGGTCGGCCGGATCGTGCCCGGGATGGAGGCCAGGATCGACGGCGGGGACACCGGTGAGGTGCTGGTGCGCGGCCTGGCGTTGATGGCGGGTTACCGGGGGCGGCCGGAGGCGAACGCGGCGGCCTTCGTGGACGGCTGGCTGCGTACCGGCGATATCGGCCGGTTCGACGCCGAGGGCTACCTGTACCTGCTCGGCAGGGCGGACGACGTGATCATCACCGGCGAGCACGGCACCAAGGTGTACCCGGCCACCGTGGAGAACGCGCTGGCCGGCTGCCAGGGCGTGCGCGAGGTCGCCGTGGTCGGGGTGCCCGGCCCGGAGGGCACGGTGCTGCGCGCCGTGGTCGTCCCCACCGAGCCGGATGCCGTGCGCGCCGAGGACGTTCGGGCCCACGCCCGTGCCACCCTCGGCCGGGAACACCTCGTCCCCGCCGAGGTCACCTTCCGGCCCGCCCTCCCGCTCACCGACATCGGCAAACCGGACAGGAAAGCCCTCAGCTGA
- a CDS encoding GNAT family N-acetyltransferase, producing the protein MEPVEINAGSYYLRQLRADELLDDRPALLEAFADDAHQRYVDLRIGTLAAAGDYVTQRAEEWAADRRCSWCVAEPTTGRMLGEVGLKKLNLPVGTAEAALWVHPDARGRGVAVAGLGAALRFGFGALGLHQVTYQHTESNAASAAVARRCGFRFARAENTRGGDREIFLTRGPEVEGA; encoded by the coding sequence GTGGAACCGGTCGAGATCAACGCGGGTAGCTACTACCTGCGCCAGCTACGCGCTGACGAACTACTGGACGACCGGCCTGCCCTGCTGGAGGCATTCGCCGACGACGCGCACCAGCGCTACGTGGACCTGCGCATCGGCACCCTCGCCGCGGCCGGCGACTACGTCACCCAGCGGGCCGAGGAATGGGCGGCCGACCGGCGCTGCTCATGGTGTGTCGCGGAGCCGACCACCGGGCGGATGCTCGGCGAGGTCGGGCTGAAGAAGCTGAACCTGCCGGTGGGCACCGCGGAAGCCGCGCTGTGGGTGCACCCGGACGCCCGTGGCCGAGGTGTCGCCGTCGCCGGGCTGGGTGCGGCGCTGCGATTCGGTTTCGGGGCGCTGGGGCTGCACCAGGTCACCTACCAGCACACGGAGAGCAACGCGGCCTCGGCGGCGGTGGCCAGGCGTTGCGGTTTCCGGTTCGCCCGCGCGGAGAACACCCGCGGCGGTGACCGGGAGATCTTCCTGACCCGCGGCCCGGAAGTGGAAGGGGCATGA
- a CDS encoding DUF1707 SHOCT-like domain-containing protein, translating to MRADQPHLRLSDDERQETLDALAEHMRTGRLNVTEFGERSSNATTASTRGEVVELFSDLPQPRPEFVLPNQPTFPPSRGLGRRLPAAAVPIAGIALVAVLLLIPRVPVLLLLVPVGIVLAAVWLLAGRRTD from the coding sequence GTGCGCGCCGACCAGCCCCACCTCCGGCTCAGCGACGACGAGCGCCAGGAAACTCTCGACGCGCTCGCCGAGCACATGCGGACCGGCCGCCTGAACGTCACCGAGTTCGGCGAGCGCTCCAGCAACGCCACCACCGCGAGCACCCGCGGTGAGGTCGTCGAGTTGTTCAGCGACCTTCCACAGCCGCGGCCGGAGTTCGTGTTGCCGAACCAGCCCACGTTCCCCCCGTCCCGGGGGTTGGGGCGCAGGCTGCCCGCGGCGGCCGTGCCGATCGCCGGAATCGCCCTGGTGGCCGTGCTGCTGCTGATCCCCCGGGTTCCGGTGTTGTTGCTGCTCGTGCCGGTGGGGATCGTGCTCGCGGCGGTGTGGCTGCTCGCCGGTCGGCGGACCGACTGA
- a CDS encoding DUF1707 SHOCT-like domain-containing protein produces MTDHTSPELRIGDADRESAMRALGAHLSEGRLDVDEYGDRSARVTTARTAGELTEVFADLPAPHPGQAEPSTSSSRESSREPAARGGSWADRPLPQRLAASAVPVSAIVGMVLFFATGGWWWWFLLPAVVTAIGSGLWGQDWADGAGCGRRRWHGSPRHQP; encoded by the coding sequence GTGACCGACCACACCTCGCCCGAGCTGCGGATCGGCGACGCCGACCGCGAGTCCGCGATGCGGGCGCTGGGGGCGCACCTGAGCGAGGGCCGGCTCGACGTGGACGAGTACGGCGACCGTTCGGCCCGGGTCACCACGGCCAGGACCGCGGGCGAGCTCACCGAGGTCTTCGCCGACCTGCCCGCGCCGCATCCGGGCCAGGCGGAGCCGAGCACATCGTCATCGAGGGAGTCATCGAGGGAGCCCGCCGCCCGCGGCGGTTCCTGGGCGGACCGGCCACTTCCGCAGCGGCTCGCCGCGAGCGCCGTCCCGGTCAGCGCGATCGTCGGGATGGTGCTGTTCTTCGCCACCGGTGGCTGGTGGTGGTGGTTCCTGCTGCCCGCCGTGGTCACGGCGATCGGCAGCGGGTTGTGGGGGCAGGACTGGGCGGACGGCGCGGGCTGCGGCAGGCGGCGCTGGCACGGCTCACCCCGGCACCAGCCGTAG
- a CDS encoding acetyl/propionyl/methylcrotonyl-CoA carboxylase subunit alpha has protein sequence MPEPAKATQGGPVTKVLIANRGEIAVRVIRAARDAGLGTVAVYADPDRDAPHVRLADEAFALGGGTAAESYLVFDKLLDVAKRAGADSVHPGYGFLSENADFAQAVLDAGLTWIGPSPQAIRDLGDKVTARHLALKAGAPLVPGTKDPAENADEVVAFAEEHGLPVAIKAAFGGGGRGLKVARTKEEIPELFESATREAVAAFGRGECFVERYLDRPRHVEAQVLADMHGNAVVVGTRDCSLQRRHQKLVEEAPAPFLSEQQRTTIHESAKAICKQAGYYGAGTVEYLVGVDGTISFLEVNTRLQVEHPVSEETTGIDLVREQFRIAEGGVLPFTADPTPRGHSIEFRINGEDAGRNFLPAPGTVTSLVFPEGPGIRVDSGVQTGSVIGGQFDSMLAKLIVTGADRRQALERSRRALDEMVAEGLATVLPFHRVVVRDPMFVGDEDGFAVHTRWIETEFDNRIEPYTGQDEAGAEEADARRQVIVEVGGRRLEVSLPGDLALGGNGNGATKAKPRKRAGGQKTAVSGDAVTAPMQGTIVKLGVEEGQRVEAGELVVVLEAMKMENPVTAHRAGTVTGLTVEVGSAVSQGAVLLELKDG, from the coding sequence GTGCCCGAACCAGCCAAGGCCACGCAAGGCGGACCGGTCACGAAGGTGCTCATCGCGAACCGCGGAGAGATCGCCGTACGGGTGATCCGGGCGGCCAGGGACGCCGGCCTCGGCACGGTCGCGGTCTACGCCGACCCGGACCGGGACGCCCCACACGTCCGGCTCGCCGACGAGGCCTTCGCGCTGGGCGGCGGCACCGCGGCCGAGAGCTACCTGGTCTTCGACAAGCTGCTCGACGTCGCCAAGCGCGCGGGCGCGGACTCGGTGCACCCCGGCTACGGCTTCCTCTCCGAGAACGCCGACTTCGCCCAGGCGGTGCTGGACGCGGGCCTGACCTGGATCGGGCCGAGCCCCCAGGCGATCAGGGACCTCGGGGACAAGGTGACCGCGCGGCACCTCGCGCTGAAGGCGGGCGCCCCGCTGGTGCCCGGCACCAAGGACCCGGCGGAGAACGCCGATGAGGTCGTCGCCTTCGCCGAGGAGCACGGCCTGCCGGTGGCGATCAAGGCCGCGTTCGGCGGTGGCGGCAGGGGTCTCAAGGTGGCCCGCACCAAGGAGGAGATCCCCGAGCTGTTCGAGTCGGCCACCCGCGAGGCGGTGGCGGCCTTCGGCAGGGGCGAGTGCTTCGTGGAGCGCTACCTGGACCGCCCGCGGCACGTCGAGGCGCAGGTACTCGCCGATATGCACGGTAACGCCGTGGTGGTCGGCACGCGGGACTGCTCGCTGCAACGCAGGCACCAGAAGCTGGTCGAGGAGGCCCCGGCGCCGTTCCTCAGCGAGCAGCAGCGCACCACCATCCACGAGTCGGCCAAGGCGATCTGCAAGCAGGCCGGCTACTACGGCGCGGGCACGGTGGAGTACCTGGTCGGCGTGGACGGCACCATCTCCTTCCTCGAGGTGAACACCCGGCTGCAGGTGGAGCACCCGGTCTCCGAGGAGACCACCGGCATCGACCTGGTGCGCGAGCAGTTCCGGATCGCCGAGGGCGGGGTGCTGCCGTTCACCGCGGACCCCACCCCGCGCGGGCACTCCATCGAGTTCCGGATCAACGGGGAGGACGCGGGCCGCAACTTCCTGCCCGCCCCCGGCACGGTCACCAGCCTGGTGTTCCCCGAGGGCCCCGGCATCCGGGTGGACTCGGGCGTGCAGACCGGCAGCGTGATCGGCGGCCAGTTCGACTCCATGCTGGCCAAGCTGATCGTCACCGGCGCCGATCGCAGGCAGGCGCTGGAACGCAGCCGCCGCGCGCTGGACGAGATGGTCGCCGAGGGGCTGGCCACCGTGCTGCCGTTCCACCGGGTGGTCGTGCGGGACCCGATGTTCGTCGGGGACGAGGACGGCTTCGCCGTGCACACCCGCTGGATCGAGACCGAGTTCGACAACCGGATCGAGCCGTACACCGGCCAGGACGAGGCCGGCGCGGAGGAGGCCGACGCGCGCAGGCAGGTGATCGTCGAGGTCGGTGGGCGCAGGCTGGAGGTCTCCCTGCCCGGTGACCTGGCCCTCGGCGGCAACGGCAACGGCGCGACCAAGGCCAAGCCGCGCAAGCGGGCCGGCGGGCAGAAGACCGCCGTCAGCGGGGACGCCGTCACCGCGCCGATGCAGGGCACCATCGTCAAGCTCGGGGTCGAGGAGGGCCAGCGGGTCGAGGCCGGTGAGCTGGTCGTGGTGCTCGAGGCGATGAAGATGGAGAACCCGGTCACGGCGCACAGGGCGGGCACGGTCACCGGGCTCACGGTCGAGGTCGGCTCCGCGGTGAGCCAGGGCGCCGTGCTGCTGGAGCTGAAGGACGGCTGA
- a CDS encoding SAV_915 family protein: protein MSNANTPSNTNAASNPGTPRPVPPGFPPMVYVPCGQYATGNGDRTMAAELRRTEDGKLALLAYSALDRLVRCCGAHQPWVLVRSEELSRIYEAQPYEAILLDTELPEELRHGAATG from the coding sequence GTGAGCAACGCGAACACACCGAGCAACACGAACGCTGCGAGCAACCCCGGCACGCCGCGACCCGTGCCACCCGGCTTCCCGCCGATGGTCTACGTCCCGTGCGGGCAGTACGCCACCGGCAACGGCGACCGCACGATGGCGGCCGAGCTGCGCCGCACCGAGGACGGCAAGCTCGCGCTGCTGGCCTACTCCGCACTGGACCGGCTGGTGCGCTGCTGCGGTGCGCACCAGCCATGGGTGCTGGTGCGCAGCGAGGAGCTGAGCCGGATCTACGAGGCCCAGCCCTACGAGGCCATCCTGCTGGACACCGAGTTGCCCGAGGAGCTGCGGCACGGCGCCGCCACCGGGTGA
- a CDS encoding ABC transporter permease: MTTLALTDSVTMLRRNLRHMLRYPSMTVMLVGMPIVFLLLFVYVFGGTLGAGIGGASGGRAEYVNYVAPAIILMTVTAVVQGTSISVAMDLAEGIIARFRTMAIARVSVLTGHVLGSMIQAAISLAIVVGVALLVGFRPSASLGEWFAVAGVLAAVTFALVWLSVALGQVSKSVETASNLPMPLIFLPFLGSGFVPTESMPDGVRWFADYQPFTPIIETLRGLLMGTPIGNNAVLALGWCLVIAAGGYAWSKKLFNREFSR; this comes from the coding sequence ATGACGACCCTCGCCCTGACCGACTCGGTGACGATGCTGCGGCGCAACCTCAGGCACATGCTCCGGTACCCGTCGATGACGGTGATGCTCGTCGGCATGCCGATCGTCTTCCTGCTGCTGTTCGTCTACGTCTTCGGCGGCACGCTCGGTGCCGGGATCGGCGGCGCGTCCGGCGGGCGCGCGGAGTACGTCAACTACGTCGCACCGGCGATCATCCTGATGACCGTGACCGCGGTGGTCCAGGGGACGTCGATCTCGGTCGCGATGGACCTGGCCGAGGGGATCATCGCCCGCTTCCGCACCATGGCCATCGCCCGCGTGTCGGTACTGACCGGGCACGTTCTCGGCAGCATGATCCAGGCCGCGATCAGCCTGGCGATCGTGGTCGGCGTGGCGCTGCTGGTCGGCTTCCGGCCCTCCGCGAGCCTGGGCGAGTGGTTCGCCGTGGCCGGTGTCCTCGCCGCCGTGACGTTCGCACTCGTCTGGCTCTCGGTGGCACTCGGCCAGGTGAGCAAGAGCGTCGAGACCGCGAGCAACCTGCCCATGCCGCTGATCTTCCTGCCGTTCCTCGGCAGCGGCTTCGTTCCCACCGAGTCCATGCCGGACGGGGTGCGCTGGTTCGCCGACTACCAGCCGTTCACGCCGATCATCGAGACCCTGCGCGGCCTGCTGATGGGCACGCCGATCGGGAACAACGCGGTACTGGCTCTTGGCTGGTGCCTCGTCATCGCCGCCGGCGGCTACGCCTGGTCCAAGAAGTTGTTCAACCGCGAGTTCAGCCGGTGA
- a CDS encoding ATP-binding cassette domain-containing protein: MATTPSHPGIVATGLRKSFGDHLVLDGIDLRVPRGTVYALLGANGAGKTTAVKILSTLISSDDGDARISGHDLATEPDAVRAAIGVTGQFSAVDNLLTGEENLILMADLHHLGRERGRRRTAELLEQFDLVEAGRKPAATYSGGMRRRLDLAMTLVGSPRVIFLDEPTTGLDPRSRRGMWQIVRELVAGGVTILLTTQYLEEADELADRIGVLDHGRLVAEGTADELKRRIPGGHVSLRFTDTHRLESAAHVLGRVSRDDDALTLRVPNDGSLRSLKGLLDRLDGESIDVDELAVHTPDLDDVFLALTGKPQHEKVTTR, translated from the coding sequence ATGGCTACCACACCGTCCCACCCGGGGATCGTGGCGACCGGGCTGCGCAAGTCGTTCGGTGACCACCTCGTGCTCGACGGGATCGACCTCCGCGTCCCGCGCGGAACCGTGTACGCGTTGCTCGGCGCCAACGGCGCCGGGAAGACCACCGCGGTCAAGATACTGTCCACTTTGATCAGTTCGGATGACGGTGACGCCCGGATCTCCGGTCACGACCTGGCCACCGAACCCGACGCGGTCCGTGCCGCGATCGGCGTCACCGGACAGTTCTCGGCGGTGGACAACCTGCTCACCGGCGAGGAGAACCTGATCCTGATGGCCGACCTGCACCACCTCGGCCGGGAGCGGGGCCGCAGGCGGACCGCCGAGTTACTCGAACAGTTCGACCTGGTCGAGGCGGGCAGGAAACCGGCGGCGACGTACTCCGGGGGCATGCGGCGGCGACTCGACCTCGCGATGACCCTGGTCGGCAGCCCGCGGGTGATCTTCCTCGACGAGCCGACCACCGGCCTCGACCCGCGCAGCCGCCGCGGCATGTGGCAGATCGTGCGCGAGCTCGTGGCCGGCGGCGTCACCATCCTGCTGACCACGCAGTACCTCGAGGAGGCCGACGAGCTCGCCGACCGGATCGGAGTCCTCGACCACGGGCGGCTCGTCGCCGAGGGCACCGCGGACGAGCTGAAGCGCCGCATCCCCGGCGGCCACGTCAGCCTCCGGTTCACCGACACGCACCGGCTCGAGTCGGCGGCGCACGTGCTCGGCCGGGTGTCCCGTGACGACGACGCGCTCACCCTGCGGGTGCCGAACGACGGCAGCCTCCGGTCGCTGAAGGGGTTGCTCGACCGGCTCGACGGCGAGTCGATCGACGTGGACGAGCTGGCCGTGCACACCCCCGACCTCGACGACGTCTTCCTCGCCCTCACCGGCAAGCCCCAACACGAGAAGGTGACCACCCGATGA
- a CDS encoding DUF4097 family beta strand repeat-containing protein translates to MPTFDTPEPISVAIELAVGHVRIVASDRADTVVDVRPSDDSDESDVKAARQVRVEYANGTLQVKAPKIRPFDFSNKTRSVDITIELPSGSRVEGSAQLGDLGSTGRLGELRYKSGTGHIRLDRTGELRVHTGAGDVAAEAVDGNADISTGSGRVQVGEVTGTTVAKNSNGDISIDHSAAGGEVKTSHGRIRVGEVVRGAVVAKTAMGDVEVGIAERTAAWLDVHTGYGRVRNSLEAAAEPDASEDTVEVRANTSFGDITIHRS, encoded by the coding sequence ATGCCTACTTTCGACACACCCGAACCGATCTCCGTCGCGATCGAGCTCGCCGTGGGCCACGTACGGATCGTCGCGAGCGACCGGGCCGACACCGTTGTCGACGTGCGCCCGTCCGACGACTCCGACGAGTCCGACGTCAAGGCGGCGCGGCAGGTTCGCGTCGAGTACGCGAACGGCACGTTGCAGGTCAAAGCTCCGAAGATCCGTCCCTTCGACTTCTCCAACAAGACCCGGTCGGTCGACATCACCATCGAGCTTCCCTCCGGGTCGCGGGTGGAGGGCAGCGCGCAGCTCGGCGACCTCGGCAGCACCGGTCGCCTCGGGGAGCTCCGGTACAAGTCCGGCACCGGGCACATCCGACTCGACCGCACCGGAGAGCTGCGCGTGCACACCGGGGCCGGGGACGTCGCGGCGGAGGCGGTCGACGGCAACGCGGATATCAGCACCGGCTCCGGGCGGGTGCAGGTCGGCGAGGTCACCGGCACCACCGTGGCCAAGAACTCCAACGGGGACATCTCCATCGACCACTCCGCCGCGGGCGGCGAGGTGAAGACGAGCCACGGCCGCATCCGGGTCGGCGAGGTGGTGCGCGGTGCGGTGGTGGCGAAGACCGCGATGGGCGATGTCGAGGTCGGTATCGCCGAGCGCACCGCCGCCTGGCTCGACGTCCACACCGGATACGGGCGGGTGCGCAACTCGCTGGAGGCCGCCGCCGAGCCGGATGCCTCCGAGGACACCGTCGAGGTGCGCGCCAACACCTCGTTCGGCGACATCACCATCCACCGCTCCTGA
- a CDS encoding dicarboxylate/amino acid:cation symporter — MSFLRTYRKPKVFGLVVVAALVLGAVLGFLARRTGQDWLVTVLDTIGTIFANMLQVTVLPLVFTAIVLGITSLRGLGGARTAARLGGKTVLWFATTSLIAVLIGIAVGRIINPGGGISLRPAPETVDKLAERDQGSWLDLLNNLVPSNLFGAFADGEILQVVLVSLAVGAAVYALGERAEPFVAVNQAVFDIVQKVLGWIIRLAPIGVLGLIGNAFATYGEQFARPLLSLTAAVYIGTSLVLFGVYPLLLRLVGGVSPVAFFRKAWTAIQFAFVSRSSGATLPLSRQTAVNLGVDPGYASFAVPLATTTKMDGCAAVYPAIATIFIANLFGIGLGFGDYLLIVLVAVFGAIATAGVTGWFTMLTLTLSTLGLPPEVIATGIAVIYGIDPILDMIRTATNVTGQIAIPTWVARGEGLLDDGVLNTPTPPPLLGDTGKAPTPA; from the coding sequence GTGTCTTTCCTTCGGACCTACCGCAAGCCCAAGGTCTTCGGCCTGGTGGTGGTCGCGGCCCTGGTGCTCGGCGCGGTGCTCGGCTTCCTCGCCCGGCGGACCGGGCAGGACTGGCTGGTCACCGTGCTGGACACGATCGGCACGATCTTCGCCAACATGCTCCAGGTCACCGTCCTGCCGCTGGTGTTCACCGCGATCGTGCTGGGCATCACCAGCCTGCGCGGGCTGGGCGGGGCACGGACGGCGGCCAGGCTGGGCGGCAAGACCGTGCTGTGGTTCGCCACCACCTCGTTGATCGCCGTGCTGATCGGCATCGCCGTCGGCCGGATCATCAACCCTGGCGGCGGGATCTCCCTGCGGCCCGCGCCGGAGACCGTGGACAAGCTCGCCGAGCGGGACCAGGGAAGCTGGCTGGACCTGCTGAACAACCTGGTGCCGAGCAACCTCTTCGGGGCGTTCGCCGACGGGGAGATCCTGCAGGTGGTGCTGGTCTCGCTGGCCGTGGGCGCCGCCGTCTACGCCCTCGGCGAGCGCGCGGAACCGTTCGTCGCGGTGAACCAGGCCGTGTTCGACATCGTGCAGAAGGTCCTCGGCTGGATCATCCGGCTGGCCCCGATCGGCGTGCTCGGCCTGATCGGGAACGCCTTCGCCACCTACGGGGAGCAGTTCGCCCGCCCGCTGCTGTCGCTGACCGCGGCCGTCTACATCGGAACGTCGCTGGTGCTGTTCGGGGTCTACCCGCTGCTGCTGCGGCTGGTCGGCGGGGTGAGCCCGGTGGCGTTCTTCCGCAAGGCCTGGACGGCGATCCAGTTCGCGTTCGTCTCCCGCTCCTCCGGGGCGACCCTGCCGCTGAGCAGGCAGACCGCGGTGAACCTCGGCGTGGACCCCGGGTACGCGAGCTTCGCCGTGCCGCTGGCCACCACGACCAAGATGGACGGCTGCGCCGCGGTCTACCCGGCGATCGCGACGATCTTCATCGCGAACCTGTTCGGCATCGGCCTCGGTTTCGGCGACTACCTGCTGATCGTGCTGGTCGCGGTGTTCGGCGCGATCGCCACCGCCGGGGTCACCGGCTGGTTCACCATGCTCACCCTGACCCTGAGCACGCTGGGCCTGCCGCCGGAGGTGATCGCCACCGGAATCGCGGTGATCTACGGCATCGACCCGATCCTGGACATGATCCGCACCGCCACCAACGTCACCGGGCAGATCGCGATCCCGACCTGGGTGGCCCGCGGCGAGGGCCTGCTGGACGACGGGGTGCTGAACACCCCGACCCCGCCCCCGCTGCTCGGCGACACCGGCAAGGCCCCCACCCCCGCGTAA
- a CDS encoding Maf family protein, protein MRFVLASASPARLAVLRAAGIEPSVVVSGVDEDAITAALADTSPENVTTTLALAKAEAVVDTAAVAGSAAVVVGCDSMLFLGGELVGKPGTAEVARKRWAGMAGGTGVLVTGHAVLRLDGAGGRVTATGSESTTVRFAEPSGEELEAYLGTGEPLQVAGGFTLDGLGGWFVEGIDGDPSSVIGISLPLTRRLLAEVGLTVVDLWQQRTG, encoded by the coding sequence GTGCGTTTCGTGCTCGCCTCCGCGTCCCCGGCCCGCCTCGCCGTGCTGCGCGCCGCCGGTATCGAACCGAGCGTGGTCGTGTCCGGGGTCGACGAGGACGCGATCACCGCCGCCCTGGCCGACACCTCGCCGGAGAACGTCACCACCACGCTCGCCCTTGCCAAGGCCGAGGCCGTGGTGGACACGGCGGCCGTGGCCGGATCGGCCGCCGTCGTGGTGGGCTGCGACTCGATGCTGTTCCTCGGCGGCGAGCTGGTCGGCAAGCCAGGAACGGCCGAGGTGGCACGGAAACGCTGGGCGGGCATGGCGGGCGGCACCGGCGTGCTGGTCACCGGGCACGCGGTGCTCAGGCTGGACGGCGCGGGCGGCCGGGTCACCGCCACCGGCAGCGAGTCCACCACCGTGCGCTTCGCCGAGCCGAGCGGGGAGGAGTTGGAGGCCTACCTCGGCACCGGCGAACCACTCCAGGTCGCGGGCGGGTTCACCCTGGACGGCCTGGGCGGCTGGTTCGTCGAGGGCATCGACGGCGACCCGTCCAGCGTGATCGGGATCAGCCTGCCGCTGACCAGGCGGCTGCTCGCCGAGGTCGGGCTCACGGTCGTCGACCTATGGCAGCAGCGCACCGGCTGA
- a CDS encoding YveK family protein, translating into MEFADVIRLIGRRWIVVVLVTLLGGVAGFAGAILLTPSYESEVNLLFDRETPAEAGGASQDLLQRMPTFAALTTTATVLDPVAERVSYPGGVRALREKVTAVAPDSTLLLRITVTDPEPARAARLADAVAGSYAEAVRDDFGAGAQGDRVVVTTVQPGTIPAEPAWPSVPLFVAAGAVAGLVIVVLVLLTVTTVRRTRPE; encoded by the coding sequence GTGGAGTTCGCCGATGTCATCAGGTTGATCGGCCGGCGCTGGATTGTCGTGGTGCTCGTCACGCTGCTCGGCGGCGTGGCCGGCTTCGCGGGTGCGATCCTGCTCACCCCCAGCTACGAATCCGAGGTGAACCTGCTCTTCGACCGGGAGACCCCGGCGGAGGCCGGCGGCGCGAGCCAGGACCTGCTGCAGCGGATGCCGACGTTCGCCGCGCTGACCACGACGGCCACGGTGCTCGATCCGGTCGCGGAGCGCGTCTCCTACCCGGGTGGCGTGCGGGCCTTGCGGGAGAAGGTCACCGCGGTGGCCCCGGACTCGACACTGCTGCTGCGCATCACGGTGACCGACCCCGAACCGGCGCGCGCCGCGCGGCTGGCCGACGCGGTCGCCGGCAGCTATGCCGAGGCGGTGCGCGACGACTTCGGCGCCGGTGCACAGGGCGACCGGGTCGTGGTGACCACCGTGCAGCCCGGCACGATCCCGGCGGAACCCGCGTGGCCGTCGGTGCCGCTGTTCGTCGCCGCGGGCGCCGTCGCTGGGCTGGTGATCGTCGTCCTGGTGTTGCTGACCGTCACCACCGTCCGCAGGACCAGGCCGGAATGA